A window of Chloroflexota bacterium contains these coding sequences:
- a CDS encoding N-acetylmuramoyl-L-alanine amidase, giving the protein MIRRGALENLSRLSLVAAFCALVATVCTAGAIAQRPPPVMTAVAFVATSLPLPTATLTLTPTPMPPPIALLAGHSGGADTGAICPDGLREVDINVDIANRTKLFLEARGYQVEVLAEFDRRLNATKRDYTPRVFLAIHADSCIMYASGYKVARAEFSAISQEDDRLVRCVSSAYAAATQLAFHEGSITRDMTHYHALNEINSNTPGAIIELGFLGADKKILKERRDALALGIADGLDRFAQGGQCQ; this is encoded by the coding sequence ATGATTCGTCGCGGTGCGCTGGAAAATCTCTCGCGCTTGTCGCTCGTCGCCGCGTTCTGCGCGCTCGTCGCGACGGTGTGCACCGCTGGCGCGATCGCGCAGCGACCGCCGCCGGTGATGACCGCGGTGGCGTTCGTCGCCACGTCGCTGCCGCTACCGACCGCGACACTCACACTCACGCCCACACCCATGCCGCCGCCGATCGCGCTTCTTGCCGGACATTCCGGCGGCGCGGACACGGGCGCGATCTGTCCCGATGGGTTGCGCGAGGTGGACATCAACGTGGATATCGCGAATCGGACCAAGTTGTTTCTCGAAGCGCGCGGGTATCAGGTCGAAGTGCTCGCCGAGTTTGATCGGCGATTGAACGCGACGAAACGCGATTACACGCCGCGCGTCTTTCTCGCGATTCACGCGGACTCGTGCATCATGTACGCGTCCGGCTACAAAGTTGCGCGCGCCGAGTTCAGCGCGATTTCGCAAGAGGATGATCGCTTGGTGCGCTGTGTCAGTAGCGCGTACGCGGCGGCAACCCAGTTGGCGTTTCACGAAGGTAGCATCACGCGCGATATGACGCACTATCACGCTTTGAACGAAATCAACTCGAATACACCCGGTGCGATCATCGAGCTGGGTTTCCTGGGTGCGGACAAGAAAATTCTTAAAGAGCGCCGCGATGCGCTCGCGCTCGGCATCGCCGATGGACTGGATCGGTTCGCGCAAGGCGGGCAGTGTCAGTGA
- the selB gene encoding selenocysteine-specific translation elongation factor — protein MRVIGTAGHVDHGKSTLVKALTGIDPDRLKEEKEREMTIDLGFAWLTLPSGEMVSVVDVPGHEAFIKNMLAGVGGIDAAMLVIAADEGVMPQTREHLAILDLLQIKGGVVALTKSDTVDRDWIEMVTADVRQELANTVLANVPIIPVSSKTRDGLKNLLAELDRLLKVVAPKNDLGKPRLPIDRVFSIAGFGTVVTGTLSDGSFAVGQEIEIAPSGKRGRIRGLQTHKSKVEHAQPGSRVAINVSGLAVEDLQRGQVVALPGTLNGTTLLDARLDYLASAPKPLAHNNEVDFFTGAAQVPARVRLLERDEFKPGDAGWIQLHLAQPVAVAKNDRYIIRFPSPSITIGGGSVVDPHATTRHRRFKPEVIARLETLARGTPDEIVAQFLASRGANPAEAKEIASATGLSVEVVAAALNAQVESGGAMALGAAFISAPNWRALVAKIRAAVDDFHKQFPLRAGLPREELKSRLGLPPRVFDRVVERASAETVLVAREDVVCRPDFTITFSPELQRKVSALLAQFDRAPYAPPSGGDAESALGVEAVNVLVTQDKLVRLNESVLLAPTAYRAMREWVVATIQAQGQVTAAQVRDRFDTSRKYAVALLEHLDSARVTKRVGDARVLW, from the coding sequence GTGCGTGTGATTGGTACGGCGGGTCATGTGGATCACGGCAAGTCCACGCTCGTCAAGGCATTGACCGGCATTGACCCCGACCGGTTGAAAGAAGAAAAAGAACGCGAGATGACGATTGACCTGGGTTTCGCCTGGCTCACTTTGCCGAGCGGCGAAATGGTCAGCGTCGTAGATGTGCCGGGACACGAAGCGTTCATCAAAAACATGCTCGCGGGCGTCGGCGGGATTGACGCGGCGATGCTCGTCATCGCGGCGGACGAAGGCGTGATGCCGCAAACGCGCGAGCACCTCGCGATTTTGGATTTGCTGCAGATCAAGGGCGGCGTCGTTGCGTTGACCAAAAGCGATACGGTGGATCGCGATTGGATCGAGATGGTGACAGCGGACGTACGCCAAGAACTTGCCAACACGGTGCTCGCGAACGTACCCATTATTCCCGTCTCTTCGAAAACACGCGACGGGTTGAAAAACCTGCTCGCCGAATTGGATCGTCTCCTCAAGGTTGTCGCCCCGAAAAATGATCTTGGCAAACCGCGTCTGCCGATTGATCGCGTCTTTTCGATTGCCGGCTTTGGCACGGTCGTCACCGGCACGTTGAGCGACGGCAGTTTCGCGGTCGGTCAAGAAATCGAAATCGCGCCGAGCGGGAAACGCGGACGCATTCGCGGTTTGCAAACGCACAAGTCCAAGGTCGAACACGCGCAACCCGGCAGTCGTGTGGCGATCAACGTATCCGGTCTCGCGGTCGAAGATTTGCAGCGCGGTCAGGTCGTTGCCTTGCCCGGCACGCTGAACGGCACGACCTTGCTCGATGCGCGGCTCGATTATCTCGCGTCCGCGCCCAAACCGCTCGCGCACAATAATGAGGTAGATTTTTTCACTGGCGCGGCGCAAGTGCCGGCGCGCGTGCGTTTGTTGGAACGCGACGAGTTCAAGCCGGGCGACGCGGGTTGGATTCAACTGCATCTCGCGCAACCAGTCGCGGTCGCGAAGAATGATCGCTACATCATTCGCTTTCCGTCGCCGAGCATCACGATTGGCGGCGGCTCGGTCGTTGACCCGCACGCGACCACGCGGCATCGGCGTTTCAAGCCAGAGGTCATCGCGCGATTGGAAACGCTCGCGCGCGGCACGCCGGATGAAATCGTCGCGCAGTTTCTCGCGTCGCGCGGCGCAAACCCCGCCGAGGCGAAAGAGATCGCGAGCGCGACCGGCTTGAGCGTTGAGGTGGTTGCCGCGGCGTTGAACGCGCAGGTCGAATCGGGTGGGGCGATGGCGCTGGGCGCGGCGTTCATCTCCGCGCCAAACTGGCGCGCGCTCGTCGCTAAAATCCGCGCCGCGGTGGACGATTTTCACAAACAATTTCCGTTGCGCGCCGGTCTGCCGCGCGAAGAATTGAAAAGCCGCCTGGGTCTGCCGCCGCGCGTATTTGATCGCGTCGTCGAGCGCGCGAGCGCGGAAACTGTTTTGGTCGCGCGCGAGGATGTGGTGTGCCGTCCGGATTTCACGATCACGTTTTCGCCGGAACTGCAACGCAAGGTTAGCGCGTTGCTCGCGCAATTCGACCGCGCGCCGTACGCGCCGCCGAGCGGCGGGGATGCCGAGTCCGCGCTGGGCGTGGAAGCGGTGAATGTGCTGGTTACACAAGACAAACTCGTGCGCTTGAACGAATCGGTGTTGCTCGCGCCGACCGCGTACCGCGCGATGCGCGAGTGGGTCGTCGCGACGATTCAAGCGCAAGGGCAGGTGACGGCGGCGCAGGTGCGCGACCGGTTCGATACCAGTCGCAAGTACGCGGTCGCGTTGCTCGAGCATCTCGATAGCGCGCGCGTGACCAAGCGCGTCGGCGACGCGCGCGTACTCTGGTAA